tgtttaattcacAAACTTTAGTTATAAGCgataattgtaatttgtttttgatatttattttataaacactGAAATTATCGTAGCGCTGTCTTGGAGGATCCTTGAGTGTCCCGGCACTGGCCAGGACCACAAAAGAGGCGAGTAACCAAATCAAACGCATATCGAAAATCGACTGTTCAATATTGTGGTCAAGTCTAGCACTTGATATACTTTGATATACTAAGTGCAGTTGGGGTTTATCTTGAAAtaatcttaattaatttattgctagTTTACTTTCCAGGCATTTACAGCTTAAATTTAGGTTTTAGATAACCCAACTTTTTACACTCGGCCATCAGAGCCACGAGACCAGTCAGTGCCTCCTCGCAATTGGGTAGTATAAAGGCGGGTGGCAGGACCAATCCATAACGTCCAGTATCCCGAAACTCTATAGTGTATGTGAGTTTAATGTCCAGCTCATTATAAGCC
This genomic window from Drosophila innubila isolate TH190305 unplaced genomic scaffold, UK_Dinn_1.0 134_U_U, whole genome shotgun sequence contains:
- the LOC117793200 gene encoding carboxypeptidase B2-like, which translates into the protein MVSGGAKEWAYNELDIKLTYTIEFRDTGRYGLVLPPAFILPNCEEALTGLVALMAECKKLGYLKPKFKL